One segment of Acropora muricata isolate sample 2 chromosome 8, ASM3666990v1, whole genome shotgun sequence DNA contains the following:
- the LOC136926638 gene encoding uncharacterized protein, whose amino-acid sequence MTEDDYRKRVKFAKDMRKNFGTDVRKKVIAFYLDATSIAYKRNPFDQANAPRAQVWRKKSKGLAHGCITKGRKEGTGGKVLRLVVAISYDKGVICCEPYEHMTGGNFATFVDQHFHRLFQLAGKGDSRLWIQDGDPSQNSALAKAAIARVNSTVIKLPPRNPDLHVIENVFAIVNSQLRKQAKDHKIRRETIRSLKVV is encoded by the coding sequence ATGACGGAAGATGACTACAGGAAGAGAGTGAAATTTGctaaagacatgcgaaaaaactTCGGAACAGATGTTCGGAAGAAAGTAATTGCTTTCTACTTGGACGCAACATCCATTGCATATAAGAGAAATCCTTTCGATCAAGCTAATGCGCCTCGCGCACAAGTatggagaaaaaaaagcaaaggtcTGGCTCATGGATGTATTACAAAAGGTCGGAAGGAGGGAACTGGAGGAAAGGTGTTAAGACTTGTAGTGGCTATATCCTATGACAAAGGAGTCATTTGCTGTGAGCCTTATGAACATATGACAGGTGGCAATTTcgcaacatttgttgatcaaCACTTCCATCGTTTGTTTCAGTTGGCTGGCAAAGGTGACAGTCGATTGTGGATACAGGATGGAGACCCTTCCCAGAATTCTGCATTGGCAAAAGCAGCTATTGCGCGTGTAAATAGCACGGTTATCAAACTTCCACCTCGAAATCCAGACTTACATGTTATCGAAAACGTTTTTGCTATCGTTAATAGCCAGCTTCGAAAGCAAGCAAAGGATCACAAAATAAGACGTGAAACGATAAGGAGTTTAAAGGTCGTGTAA
- the LOC136925553 gene encoding 52 kDa repressor of the inhibitor of the protein kinase-like gives MVRGDPVCRKEDCSQYDIGLVFKEISAYSDQDKLKFIENVWKPGEHFDFPVSVECSNSKRHFVWGWLKRFPWLAYSKFLDGAFCLPCVLFGVQCGRNSNKLDKLYKTPLTLWTSAMSRFTKHASGKCEMHTFSVLAMDNFVRNMTRESVPIDQQINNLLQEQITRNREILKSLFKTIIFCGRNNIALRGPRDDDPQNASLSGNFQALLEFRIDSGDQTLQHHLRTAPRNATYISKTIQNEMITTVGAVIVNNLSQEIRDSKYFSIMSDEAADISNKENLSVVIRFLDSTKTVREEFVGFYLCEDGTTGAAIKDLIIGAVVDLGLSMDDCRGQCYDGAGNMSGRLNGASSLIRAEHDKAIYVHCMNHRLNLCIADTCQLPLVRNMMDVVRKLSEFFDNSPKRQQHLINKIRLLMPAANHFVLVNVCQTRWIERIDGMDRIVELLHPVVATLEDISVNRNGPNDGSNWNQNSRNDAQALINAITFPFIITVVIVRHILDLTRPLTLRLQKKAMDLLKAKEEIVLLKAALRGMQTDLNTRHHALYEEAVTLARRVSVEPSMPRIIQRQVYRNNAPAPTPEDYYRINLTTDFLNHALMQLDNRFEDDVFVCYKGFSVIPSILLATDPIWKDNVREFCDHYRQDIPNQAGLPAELLLWERMWKEKRDRMEDIPDSIGATLEQIDKDAYVNIYTMLQILITIPISSASCERSISALRNLKTYLRNTMVQDRLNGLALMHAHREMELDLEKIVDLFANLHPRRMRMENILNE, from the coding sequence ATGGTTCGGGGCGATCCAGTGTGTCGAAAGGAGGACTGTTCGCAGTATGATATTGGCTTGGTTTTCAAGGAAATCAGCGCGTATTCGGACCAGGACAAGCTCAAGTTCATAGAGAATGTGTGGAAACCAGGTGAGCATTTTGATTTCCCAGTGTCAGTAGAATGTTCGAATTCTAAGCGTCATTTTGTGTGGGGCTGGCTGAAAAGATTTCCCTGGCTAGCATACTCTAAATTTCTCGATGGTGCATTTTGTTTACCATGTGTTTTGTTTGGAGTCCAGTGTGGGCGAAATTCGAATAAACTAGACAAATTGTACAAAACTCCACTCACACTATGGACGTCTGCCATGTCACGTTTTACCAAACATGCGAGCGGAAAATGTGAGATGCATACCTTTTCAGTGCTTGCGATGGATAATTTTGTGAGAAATATGACAAGAGAATCCGTCccaattgatcaacagatcaaCAACTTACTTCAAGAGCAAATCACAAGAAATCGCGAAATTCTGAAATCCCTATTCAAGACAATAATTTTCTGTGGAAGAAACAACATAGCCCTCAGAGGTCCACGAGATGATGATCCACAAAATGCCAGTCTTTCTGGAAACTTTCAAGCACTATTAGAATTTCGAATTGACAGCGGCGACCAAACACTGCAACATCACCTGAGAACTGCACCCAGAAATGCGACATATATTTCTAAAACCATTCAAAACGAGATGATTACAACTGTGGGTGCTGTCATAGTGAATAATTTGTCACAGGAAATCAGGGAtagcaaatatttttctattatgTCTGACGAGGCAGCTGACatatcaaacaaagaaaatctctCAGTGGTTATCAGATTTCTTGATTCAACTAAAACAGTCAGGGAAGAGTTTGTGGGATTCTACCTTTGTGAGGATGGAACGACAGGAGCAGCTATCAAAGATTTAATAATTGGTGCTGTAGTTGATTTAGGACTATCTATGGATGATTGTCGTGGCCAATGTTATGATGGTGCAGGCAATATGTCTGGGCGCTTGAATGGGGCTTCATCACTTATTAGGGCTGAACATGACAAGGCTATCTATGTTCACTGCATGAACCATAGACTTAACTTGTGCATTGCTGACACATGCCAATTACCACTTGTAAGAAACATGATGGATGTTGTAAGAAAGCTCTCAGAATTTTTTGATAATTCTCCTAAGAGACAGCAGCATTTGATCAACAAGATTAGATTACTGATGCCTGCTGCTAACCACTTTGTTCTGGTAAATGTGTGTCAAACAAGGTGGATTGAGCGCATTGATGGTATGGACCGAATTGTGGAGCTTCTTCACCCAGTCGTGGCTACACTCGAAGACATTTCAGTGAACAGAAATGGTCCTAACGATGGGTCCAACTGGAATCAGAACAGTAGAAATGATGCACAAGCCTTAATTAATGCAatcacatttccttttattattactgttgtcATTGTCAGACACATTTTAGACTTAACCAGACCACTCACACTTAGGCTACAAAAGAAAGCAATGGATCTTCTCAAAGCGAAAGAGGAAATCGTTCTGTTAAAAGCAGCCTTACGAGGAATGCAAACTGACCTTAATACTAGACATCATGCTCTCTATGAGGAAGCTGTTACTCTAGCAAGAAGAGTTTCAGTAGAGCCAAGCATGCCAAGAATAATTCAGAGGCAAGTTTACAGGAACAATGCACCAGCCCCAACCCCTGAAGACTACTACAGAATCAACCTGACAACAGACTTCCTAAACCATGCTCTCATGCAACTGGACAATAGATTTGAAGatgatgtttttgtttgctACAAAGGATTTTCTGTGATTCCTTCTATTTTGTTGGCTACTGACCCTATTTGGAAGGATAATGTTAGGGAATTTTGTGATCATTACAGACAAGATATCCCTAATCAAGCAGGTTTACCAGCAGAGCTTTTGTTATGGGAAAGAATGTGGAAGGAGAAAAGGGATAGAATGGAAGACATCCCTGATAGTATAGGTGCAACCCTGGAGCAAATTGACAAGGATGCTTATGTGAATATATACACTATGCTTCAAATACTGATAACCATTCCTATTTCATCTGCATCTTGTGAAAGGTCCATCTCTGCCCTGAGAAATCTGAAGACTTATTTGAGAAATACAATGGTCCAGGATAGACTGAATGGATTAGCACTGATGCATGCCCATAGAGAAATGGAATTAGACCTTGAAAAAATTGTAGATTTATTTGCTAATTTACATCCTAGAAGAATGagaatggaaaatattttaaatgaataa